A region from the uncultured Ilyobacter sp. genome encodes:
- a CDS encoding heavy metal translocating P-type ATPase, protein MVRLNYIKKEYLIKNLHCAGCAAKIEEAVSSLEGIKEVHLNFTKKKITLKIPGEDEKFFLEEINELADSIEPGTYFEDIKDKSKGLKIKLSGLNCAGCAVKIEDQVSKLDFVNTASLNFSKQILDLNISEKNMESEVFQRVEKIVKSLEPHVNVTYEHPEIIYHDHGHDHFQGSMAKKELLFLMIGGGLFIAGLFMESIPNLKIFLMVIAYILVGGDIVINSFKNIKRGNFMDENFLMTIATFGAFAIGETSEAVGVMLFYKVGEYLQDRAVENSRKSIESLMDIRPDYANLKDDSGKFEKVSPEKVNIGDIILVKPGEKVPLDGQVSKGRSAVDVSALTGESLPVDVSLGDEILSGSVNKNGTLEIKVSKDFSHSTVSKILEMVENASSKKAPSEKFITKFAKFYTPVVVISALMIAFIPPIFVGEFSSWFYRALIFLVISCPCALVVSIPLSFFSGIGAASKKGILVKGGNYLEALNNVKAVVFDKTGTLTMGKFKVTDIMAVNGNSEELLELAAAAEWYSTHPIAQCVKNTFKKAIQDDYIEKHSELEGYGIEAYYKKDKILTGNGKLLKKHSIDFEEPDLLGTVVHVAKNDVYAGYILISDEIKKDSPKAVKQLKEIGIKSFMLTGDSKKAADRIGKEIGIEEIHSELLPNEKVDHFQRIKEKIKGSVIFVGDGINDAPVLALSDIGVAMGGIGSDSAIEAADVIIMTDEPSKLCEVIDVAKFTRVIVLQNISLAIGIKLLVMALGIGGVATMWEAIFADVGVALLAVLNSMRILKHK, encoded by the coding sequence GTGGTTAGATTGAATTACATAAAAAAAGAATATCTCATAAAAAATCTTCATTGTGCAGGATGTGCAGCAAAGATAGAAGAAGCAGTCTCTTCTTTAGAAGGAATAAAAGAGGTTCATCTTAATTTCACGAAGAAAAAAATTACCTTGAAAATTCCAGGTGAAGATGAAAAGTTTTTTTTAGAAGAGATAAATGAACTGGCAGACAGCATAGAGCCGGGTACTTATTTTGAGGATATAAAAGATAAGTCAAAAGGCCTCAAGATAAAGCTCTCGGGACTAAACTGTGCAGGATGTGCAGTAAAAATAGAAGATCAGGTCTCAAAACTTGACTTTGTTAATACTGCGAGTCTGAACTTTTCCAAACAAATTTTAGACTTGAATATTTCAGAAAAAAATATGGAAAGTGAAGTATTCCAAAGGGTGGAAAAAATAGTGAAATCTTTAGAACCTCACGTGAATGTAACATATGAACATCCCGAAATAATATACCATGATCATGGGCACGATCATTTTCAAGGATCTATGGCAAAAAAAGAACTGTTATTCCTCATGATAGGAGGGGGACTTTTTATAGCCGGGCTGTTTATGGAAAGTATTCCAAATTTAAAAATATTTTTGATGGTCATCGCCTACATCCTTGTAGGGGGAGATATAGTTATAAATTCATTTAAAAATATCAAAAGAGGAAACTTTATGGATGAAAACTTTCTCATGACAATAGCAACCTTCGGTGCCTTCGCCATCGGTGAAACCTCTGAAGCAGTGGGAGTTATGTTATTTTACAAAGTCGGTGAATACTTACAGGACAGGGCTGTGGAAAATTCCAGAAAATCAATAGAGAGCCTTATGGATATAAGGCCTGATTATGCCAACTTAAAAGATGATAGTGGAAAATTTGAAAAGGTATCCCCTGAAAAAGTGAATATCGGGGACATTATCCTCGTCAAACCTGGTGAAAAGGTCCCTCTGGATGGACAAGTATCAAAGGGAAGATCTGCAGTTGATGTCTCTGCCCTGACTGGTGAGTCTCTTCCTGTGGATGTCTCTTTAGGAGACGAAATTTTAAGCGGAAGTGTAAATAAAAACGGGACTCTTGAAATAAAGGTTTCAAAAGATTTTTCTCACTCTACAGTGTCAAAAATACTGGAAATGGTTGAAAATGCAAGTTCTAAAAAGGCACCTTCGGAAAAGTTTATCACAAAATTTGCAAAATTTTACACCCCGGTAGTGGTGATTTCAGCTTTGATGATTGCCTTTATCCCCCCTATATTCGTAGGTGAATTCTCCTCATGGTTTTACAGGGCCCTTATATTCCTGGTAATATCCTGTCCCTGCGCCCTTGTGGTCTCCATCCCGTTGAGTTTTTTCAGCGGTATAGGAGCCGCCTCTAAAAAAGGGATTCTCGTTAAGGGGGGAAACTATCTAGAGGCGCTAAACAACGTCAAGGCTGTAGTCTTTGACAAAACAGGTACCCTTACAATGGGTAAATTTAAAGTCACTGATATAATGGCTGTAAATGGAAACAGCGAGGAACTTTTGGAATTGGCCGCTGCTGCAGAATGGTACTCTACCCACCCTATAGCCCAGTGTGTGAAAAATACCTTTAAAAAAGCTATACAAGACGACTATATAGAGAAACATAGCGAGCTAGAAGGATATGGTATAGAGGCTTACTACAAAAAAGATAAAATCCTGACAGGAAACGGCAAACTTTTGAAAAAACATTCTATAGATTTTGAAGAACCTGACCTTCTAGGAACAGTTGTCCATGTGGCCAAAAACGATGTCTATGCAGGATACATCCTTATCTCAGATGAAATCAAAAAAGATTCTCCTAAGGCCGTAAAACAGCTAAAAGAAATAGGAATAAAATCCTTTATGCTCACTGGAGACAGCAAAAAGGCGGCAGATAGGATAGGAAAAGAGATAGGGATAGAAGAGATTCATTCAGAACTTCTTCCCAATGAAAAGGTCGATCATTTCCAGAGAATAAAAGAGAAGATAAAAGGTTCTGTTATATTTGTAGGAGATGGTATAAACGATGCCCCTGTTTTGGCACTGTCTGATATAGGTGTTGCTATGGGCGGAATAGGGAGTGATTCTGCTATCGAGGCGGCAGATGTGATAATAATGACCGATGAGCCCAGCAAACTGTGTGAGGTTATAGATGTAGCCAAATTCACCAGGGTAATTGTGCTGCAGAATATATCTCTGGCCATAGGGATAAAACTGCTGGTTATGGCCTTAGGTATAGGGGGAGTGGCTACAATGTGGGAGGCAATCTTTGCAGATGTAGGAGTAGCTCTCTTAGCCGTATTGAATTCCATGCGTATATTAAAGCACAAATAA
- a CDS encoding inositol monophosphatase family protein, with protein MKEVEEWAREVGQIQRENFRKDDLEIDTKSTVTDLVTEIDKKSEKYLIDKIEENYPDHAILGEETGARHKESEYLWVLDPLDGTNNYAQGLPIYCISIGLEYRGEAVLGVVYAPYLDEMYTAVKGEGAFYNGKQIKVGSEKELNRCVLATGFPYDKMTNPLNNIDYFGELVPRLRGVRRMGAAAYDLACVAAGVLDGYWEMNLRHWDVSAGILLVKEAGGKVSYFRDDREYSIIAGNKEVVGMVENHIKIVDSKR; from the coding sequence TTGAAGGAAGTAGAAGAATGGGCAAGAGAAGTGGGACAGATTCAGAGGGAAAACTTCAGGAAAGATGATCTAGAGATAGATACAAAATCAACGGTGACAGATCTTGTAACTGAGATAGATAAAAAAAGTGAAAAATATCTGATTGATAAAATTGAGGAGAATTATCCAGATCACGCCATACTAGGAGAGGAAACTGGTGCTCGTCATAAAGAATCAGAGTATCTCTGGGTATTAGACCCTCTAGACGGGACAAATAACTATGCTCAGGGACTGCCTATATACTGTATTTCAATCGGACTGGAGTATAGGGGAGAGGCTGTTTTAGGGGTTGTATATGCTCCCTACCTAGATGAGATGTACACTGCAGTAAAAGGTGAAGGTGCTTTTTACAACGGGAAACAGATAAAGGTAGGGTCCGAAAAAGAATTGAATCGATGTGTATTGGCAACAGGTTTCCCCTATGACAAGATGACCAACCCTTTAAACAACATAGATTATTTTGGAGAGCTTGTACCAAGGCTAAGAGGAGTCAGGAGAATGGGGGCTGCAGCCTATGACCTGGCCTGTGTGGCGGCTGGTGTGTTAGACGGCTACTGGGAGATGAACCTAAGGCACTGGGATGTATCCGCAGGAATACTCCTTGTAAAAGAAGCAGGGGGAAAGGTCTCATATTTTAGAGATGACAGAGAGTACTCCATAATTGCAGGAAATAAAGAAGTGGTGGGAATGGTAGAAAATCATATTAAAATAGTAGACAGCAAAAGATAA
- a CDS encoding DUF3870 domain-containing protein, whose amino-acid sequence MGKSVLVTGYSKVPAKTSAADIYSVMGICMEIDVETGNILEADCTLVTDLSKEFVIELLKGEKITDISPLEEKFRRGYQGSAKKALVTAMKICHDRYLKALQNRKALEAETI is encoded by the coding sequence GTGGGAAAAAGCGTATTGGTCACAGGATACTCTAAAGTGCCTGCAAAGACATCAGCAGCGGATATATACTCAGTTATGGGAATATGTATGGAGATTGATGTTGAGACTGGAAATATTTTAGAGGCAGACTGCACTCTGGTTACAGATTTATCTAAAGAGTTTGTCATAGAACTTCTGAAAGGGGAAAAGATTACAGATATTTCCCCCCTTGAGGAAAAATTCAGAAGAGGTTATCAGGGATCTGCAAAAAAGGCTCTGGTGACAGCCATGAAGATATGTCATGACAGGTATCTTAAAGCTTTGCAAAACAGAAAGGCTTTAGAGGCAGAAACAATATAA
- a CDS encoding diacylglycerol kinase — MPDKKETHNIKESFNFAIEGVVEAIKTEKHMRFHVWATFMVIILSFMYGVTKSELIILTITISMVWITELINTAVENSIDLVCKSYHPLAKNAKDMAAGAVLVAAMNSLIVGYVIFDKKLDIIFRQTFEFLRSSHKHVVFIILVVVVLAVIWVKSYYKKGTPLKGGMLSGHSALAASIWVNVFFITENIKVFFLTFFLILMVMQSRIEGKIHTPLQTLYGALLGGGLTYFLLVALKM, encoded by the coding sequence ATGCCTGATAAGAAGGAGACACATAATATAAAAGAAAGTTTCAATTTTGCTATAGAGGGTGTAGTAGAGGCGATTAAAACAGAAAAACACATGAGATTTCATGTATGGGCGACTTTTATGGTGATAATTCTTTCTTTTATGTATGGTGTTACAAAATCAGAATTAATAATTCTTACCATAACAATTTCGATGGTTTGGATAACAGAACTTATAAATACAGCCGTGGAAAACTCTATAGATCTAGTGTGTAAATCTTATCATCCTCTTGCTAAAAATGCCAAGGATATGGCTGCAGGAGCTGTCTTAGTCGCGGCAATGAACTCTTTGATAGTAGGATATGTGATATTTGACAAAAAACTTGATATTATTTTCAGACAGACTTTTGAATTTCTAAGAAGTTCTCATAAACATGTAGTTTTTATAATTTTAGTTGTAGTTGTTTTGGCAGTAATATGGGTAAAATCCTATTACAAAAAAGGGACTCCCCTAAAAGGTGGAATGCTGAGTGGCCACAGTGCTTTGGCGGCCTCTATATGGGTCAATGTGTTTTTTATTACAGAAAATATAAAGGTATTTTTCCTCACCTTTTTTCTTATCTTGATGGTAATGCAGTCTAGAATAGAGGGTAAAATCCATACCCCTCTCCAGACTCTTTATGGTGCTCTTTTAGGAGGGGGACTAACTTATTTTTTACTGGTTGCCCTCAAAATGTAG
- the rpsT gene encoding 30S ribosomal protein S20 produces the protein MAHSKSAKKRVLIAERNRQRNQDVKSRVKTMAKKVLTDVETNNNEAAQASLSLVYKELDKAVSKGILKKNTVSRKKARLAAKVNAL, from the coding sequence TTGGCACACTCAAAATCAGCTAAAAAGAGAGTATTGATCGCAGAAAGAAACAGACAAAGAAATCAGGACGTTAAGTCTAGAGTAAAAACTATGGCGAAAAAAGTTTTAACAGATGTTGAAACTAATAACAATGAAGCTGCACAAGCTTCATTATCTCTAGTTTACAAAGAGCTTGACAAAGCGGTTTCAAAAGGAATTCTTAAGAAGAATACTGTTTCTAGAAAGAAAGCTAGACTTGCAGCTAAAGTAAACGCTCTATAA
- a CDS encoding HDIG domain-containing metalloprotein: MKKIEIFGRRLVFKLEKKKEEEREYNINYDEIVGEKLIYLIILISAIVISSRAFLFTNTLNVGDVVTKDIIAPRSLRYNDRAAKERLVDDVINSSERAYIYIPESEKLSIQKVDKFYSLLISLKGPNRRDIDIEEFKRRTDVAISKSLLDQLKQENVEVLNKSRENITSVLKKIYEIGITREMKLINTSVTLEEFEEGLNLEEKIVLRYFLFPNYVYDAEATKKIIEGKVAQIDDVIIEVKAGSVIAKKGEMLTESQVSVLREYGLYSGERNAFFIMANIIYLGILSVVFYYVSRRYLRSEILNKNKYRSTFLILAFTFLSLRFTKSNLLYFLPLDAVFFLLGILIDTKFAAIIGAFVLLYSMPMVDFDQGFFVTYSVAFLLSSYLLNNIKNRTTLINAGVQLGVTKLLIVILVNMFLREEAVYTIIKGGEMLLSGIFSGMLTIALLPYFERTFNILTPFKLMELGDLSHPLLRELSVNAPGTFHHSMLVATLSENAAEAIGANALFTRVASYYHDIGKMKRPNFYVENQQGGTNPHTKLTPSMSNLIITSHTRDGVEMAKEYGIPREIRDIMVEHQGTTLLAYFYNKAKKGNPTVQEEDFRYSGPKPRTKESAIIMLADSIEAAVRSLDDKTPITIEKMIRKILSSKIEDNQLSEANLTFKEIEIIIKTFTKVLTGIHHVRIKYPGQK; the protein is encoded by the coding sequence ATGAAAAAAATTGAAATTTTTGGCAGAAGACTTGTTTTCAAGCTGGAAAAGAAAAAAGAAGAGGAAAGAGAATATAACATAAATTACGATGAAATCGTTGGTGAAAAACTAATATATCTTATAATTCTAATATCGGCAATAGTCATAAGCTCTAGAGCTTTTTTATTTACTAACACCTTAAATGTAGGAGATGTAGTTACAAAGGATATAATTGCACCAAGATCCCTTCGTTATAATGACAGAGCGGCAAAGGAAAGGCTAGTAGATGACGTGATAAACTCATCTGAAAGAGCATATATCTACATACCTGAATCAGAAAAACTGTCCATTCAAAAGGTGGATAAATTTTATAGCCTTTTGATAAGCCTTAAGGGACCAAACAGAAGGGATATAGATATAGAGGAATTTAAGCGTAGAACAGATGTCGCGATTTCTAAAAGTCTCTTGGATCAGCTGAAACAGGAAAATGTAGAGGTTCTCAATAAAAGTCGGGAGAATATAACAAGTGTTTTGAAAAAAATATATGAAATAGGCATAACACGAGAGATGAAGCTCATAAATACATCGGTAACCTTAGAAGAGTTTGAAGAGGGGCTGAACCTAGAAGAGAAAATAGTTTTGAGGTATTTTTTGTTTCCCAATTACGTCTATGATGCAGAGGCTACGAAAAAAATCATAGAGGGGAAAGTAGCTCAGATAGATGACGTAATTATAGAGGTAAAGGCCGGTAGTGTAATAGCTAAAAAGGGTGAGATGTTAACAGAGTCACAAGTTAGTGTCTTAAGAGAATATGGACTTTATAGCGGAGAAAGAAACGCCTTTTTTATAATGGCAAATATAATATATCTAGGAATATTGTCTGTAGTCTTTTATTATGTTTCGAGAAGATATTTAAGGTCTGAAATTCTCAACAAAAATAAGTATAGAAGTACATTCCTTATACTAGCTTTTACATTTTTATCTTTAAGATTTACAAAGTCGAATTTGCTGTATTTTCTTCCCTTAGATGCAGTATTTTTTCTTTTGGGTATACTTATAGACACTAAATTTGCGGCTATAATTGGAGCCTTTGTTTTATTATATTCTATGCCCATGGTGGATTTTGATCAGGGCTTTTTTGTGACGTACAGTGTGGCATTTCTTCTGTCAAGCTATCTATTGAACAATATAAAAAATAGGACCACTCTCATAAATGCAGGGGTACAGCTTGGTGTCACAAAACTACTGATAGTGATCCTGGTAAATATGTTTTTGAGGGAGGAAGCAGTATATACCATTATCAAGGGTGGAGAGATGCTGCTTTCGGGTATTTTTTCAGGTATGTTGACTATAGCACTTCTTCCATATTTTGAAAGGACATTTAATATACTGACACCTTTTAAACTGATGGAGCTAGGAGATCTTTCACATCCACTTCTTAGGGAGCTTTCTGTAAATGCTCCGGGAACATTTCACCACTCTATGCTTGTTGCTACTCTTTCTGAGAACGCCGCAGAGGCCATAGGTGCAAATGCGCTATTCACAAGAGTGGCATCATACTATCATGATATAGGTAAAATGAAGAGGCCGAATTTTTACGTTGAAAATCAGCAGGGAGGAACGAATCCCCATACAAAACTCACTCCATCAATGAGTAACCTCATAATAACATCCCATACCCGTGATGGGGTAGAGATGGCCAAAGAATACGGTATACCCCGGGAGATAAGGGATATCATGGTGGAACACCAGGGAACCACCTTGCTGGCTTATTTTTACAATAAAGCCAAAAAAGGAAATCCCACTGTTCAGGAGGAGGACTTTAGATACTCAGGACCAAAGCCTAGAACAAAGGAATCAGCTATAATAATGTTAGCAGATTCTATAGAGGCGGCAGTGAGATCCCTAGACGACAAAACCCCTATAACTATAGAGAAAATGATAAGAAAAATACTAAGCAGTAAGATAGAGGATAACCAGCTTTCTGAGGCGAATCTTACCTTTAAAGAGATAGAGATTATCATAAAGACATTTACCAAGGTGCTTACGGGTATCCATCACGTGAGGATAAAATATCCAGGTCAAAAGTAG
- the ybeY gene encoding rRNA maturation RNase YbeY, which yields MELVLEIGNETEGYEEKIDIGKVEEYIKVVLEEEYPEAKKPVYISILLTDNENIQIVNRDYRGKDSPTDVISFAYHETEFEIGPYDTLGDIVISLERVEEQAEDYGHNFHREFYYVLTHGLLHLLGYDHIEGEDKSIMREKEEEILKKYGYTRD from the coding sequence ATGGAATTGGTACTTGAAATTGGAAATGAGACAGAAGGGTATGAAGAAAAGATAGATATCGGTAAAGTAGAGGAGTACATAAAGGTTGTGCTAGAAGAGGAATATCCCGAGGCAAAAAAACCTGTGTACATATCTATTCTTCTCACTGATAATGAGAATATACAAATTGTAAATAGGGATTATAGAGGCAAGGACTCTCCTACTGATGTAATATCATTTGCCTACCATGAGACAGAGTTTGAAATAGGGCCCTATGACACTTTAGGCGATATAGTTATATCTTTAGAGAGGGTAGAGGAGCAGGCGGAAGATTACGGGCATAATTTTCATAGAGAATTTTATTATGTTCTGACTCATGGACTTCTTCATCTTTTGGGATATGATCACATAGAGGGTGAGGACAAGAGTATCATGAGAGAGAAAGAGGAAGAGATTCTTAAAAAATATGGTTACACAAGAGATTAA
- a CDS encoding helicase C-terminal domain-containing protein, translating to MDINEKISSEAQKNIRVAIDEAGGNEVFFRGIPDENGIVDHVEILARGNKNSVPAIMKQMKKREVIIHNHPSGYLYPSDADVQIAAIYSDKKEGASYIVNNKADDIYIMVELKKDAEVSIDVGPYFEKKGLLSQVFPEFEYREEQLHMAKQIEKGLNFHKKVIVEAGTGTGKTLAYLIPSIEWALKNEKKVIISTNTINLQEQLLNKDIPIAKKVIESDFNYLLVKGRGNYLCNRKLMNMATGESVDFEDFTQSQKEQFQAILKWASSTIEGDRGELHFEADSHVWEFFQSEADVCSGNKCPYKGDCFFLKSREQKKKADLLITNHHMYFADLSIRKEIGFNTEYAILPNYDMVVFDEAHNIEKVARDYFSYEASKYSFTKTMNQIYNTGKKKKKKTGSYNQLINYLKNIKYESYKDVERLVVEELIERHINLFKRGNDYFLRMIDVFSRGQQGTVNLRLRHEELEHSSLWKELKESEEDLVIEYNSYMKRLRSLIRVIKEAEDETGVINDFIKYIDRLEAFFTNFKFINEMDDSNFIYWVSVNGKKSNAKLVATPLKINDELDKSLYLNLEHIVFTSATIAIGNDFNYFKNSIGLHEETLEAVIHSPFDYNRQMKVYIPKDIPLPSEKSFTFEIKDFLKELVRRARGNTFILFTSYSTLNYMYYMLKDELEEEGFDLFIQGMAPRNKLVKMYKMSQKPVLFGTDSFWEGVDVKGEKLSSVIIVKLPFKVPSDPVVEAIIENYDNEGKNAFLEYQIPESIIKFKQGIGRLIRSRDDRGIITILDTRIIKKRYGKLFLNAIPTKNICIKTRREILN from the coding sequence ATGGATATAAATGAAAAAATCTCCTCGGAAGCTCAAAAAAATATAAGAGTTGCAATAGATGAAGCAGGGGGCAACGAGGTCTTTTTCCGTGGCATACCTGACGAAAATGGTATTGTTGATCATGTGGAAATTTTGGCACGAGGAAATAAAAATTCCGTTCCGGCAATAATGAAGCAGATGAAAAAAAGAGAAGTTATTATCCACAATCATCCTTCTGGGTATTTATATCCATCAGATGCAGATGTGCAGATAGCTGCGATTTATTCCGATAAAAAGGAAGGGGCTTCTTATATAGTAAATAATAAAGCCGATGATATATATATAATGGTCGAACTCAAAAAAGATGCGGAAGTTTCTATAGATGTGGGACCTTATTTTGAAAAAAAGGGCCTCCTTTCACAGGTTTTCCCAGAGTTTGAGTACCGTGAAGAGCAGCTGCATATGGCAAAACAGATAGAAAAGGGACTTAATTTTCACAAAAAAGTCATAGTAGAGGCAGGTACAGGTACTGGAAAAACTTTGGCATATCTAATACCCAGCATAGAATGGGCCTTAAAAAATGAAAAAAAAGTGATAATATCCACAAATACAATCAATCTTCAGGAGCAGCTTTTAAACAAAGATATTCCCATTGCCAAAAAAGTAATCGAAAGTGATTTTAATTATCTTCTTGTAAAGGGGCGTGGAAATTATCTCTGTAACAGAAAACTTATGAATATGGCCACTGGAGAAAGTGTGGATTTTGAGGACTTCACCCAATCTCAGAAAGAACAGTTTCAGGCTATCTTGAAATGGGCTTCTAGCACCATAGAGGGGGACAGAGGGGAACTTCATTTTGAGGCAGATTCCCATGTGTGGGAATTTTTTCAGAGTGAAGCAGATGTTTGTTCGGGCAATAAGTGCCCCTATAAGGGAGACTGCTTTTTCCTAAAATCCAGAGAACAAAAGAAAAAAGCTGATCTTCTTATAACCAATCATCATATGTACTTTGCAGACCTTTCCATAAGAAAGGAGATAGGCTTTAACACAGAGTACGCAATTCTTCCAAATTATGATATGGTTGTTTTTGATGAGGCTCATAATATAGAGAAAGTAGCCAGAGACTATTTTTCTTATGAGGCTTCTAAGTACTCTTTTACCAAGACAATGAATCAGATATATAATACAGGAAAGAAAAAAAAGAAAAAGACCGGTAGCTATAATCAGCTTATAAATTATCTGAAAAATATAAAATATGAAAGCTATAAAGATGTTGAAAGACTTGTAGTAGAAGAACTTATAGAAAGACATATAAATCTTTTTAAAAGAGGAAATGATTATTTTTTGAGGATGATAGATGTTTTTTCCAGAGGTCAGCAGGGGACTGTGAACCTGAGACTGAGACATGAAGAGCTAGAACACAGCAGTTTGTGGAAGGAACTTAAAGAGTCTGAAGAGGATCTTGTGATCGAGTATAATTCCTATATGAAAAGACTGAGAAGTCTAATAAGGGTTATAAAAGAGGCTGAAGATGAGACAGGTGTAATTAATGACTTTATAAAATACATCGATAGGTTAGAGGCTTTTTTTACCAACTTCAAGTTTATAAATGAGATGGATGATAGTAACTTTATATATTGGGTATCTGTAAATGGAAAGAAGAGTAATGCCAAGCTCGTGGCAACGCCTTTAAAAATAAATGATGAGCTAGATAAAAGCCTTTATCTCAATCTAGAGCATATAGTTTTTACATCAGCCACCATAGCAATAGGGAATGATTTTAATTATTTTAAGAACTCCATAGGGCTTCACGAAGAGACCTTAGAGGCTGTTATACATTCACCCTTTGATTATAACAGGCAGATGAAGGTTTATATACCAAAAGATATCCCTCTTCCTTCGGAGAAGAGCTTTACCTTTGAAATAAAGGATTTTCTGAAAGAGCTGGTAAGACGTGCTAGGGGAAATACCTTTATACTTTTTACCTCGTATTCAACTCTTAACTATATGTATTATATGCTAAAAGATGAACTAGAAGAAGAGGGCTTTGATCTATTTATCCAGGGAATGGCACCCAGAAATAAGCTGGTCAAGATGTACAAGATGAGCCAAAAACCTGTACTCTTTGGGACAGATTCCTTCTGGGAAGGTGTAGATGTAAAGGGTGAGAAGCTTAGCTCTGTAATCATAGTAAAACTTCCCTTCAAGGTTCCCAGTGATCCTGTGGTTGAGGCGATCATAGAAAATTATGATAATGAAGGAAAAAATGCATTTCTGGAGTATCAAATTCCCGAGTCTATAATAAAATTTAAACAGGGAATAGGAAGACTCATAAGAAGCAGAGATGACAGAGGAATAATTACTATATTAGATACGAGAATTATAAAAAAGAGATACGGTAAACTGTTTTTGAATGCTATACCGACAAAAAATATATGCATAAAAACCAGAAGAGAGATTCTCAATTAA